A region of Streptomyces halobius DNA encodes the following proteins:
- the hydA gene encoding dihydropyrimidinase: MTRTLITGGLVITAADETHADVLIEDTRIVAIASAGTQEWTAERVIDASGKYVIPGGVDAHTHMEMPFGGTFASDTFETGTRAAAWGGTTMIIDFAIQPAGRSLREGLDVWHAKADAQCAIDYGFHMILSDVNASSLREMDGLVSEGVSSFKLFTAYPGVFYSDDGQILRAMQQAADNGGLIMMHAENGIAIDVLVRQALERGETDPRYHGEVRRALLEAEATHRVVQLARVAGSPLYVVHVSAEEAVAELTAARDKGLPVFGETCPQYLYLSTDNLAEPDFEGAKYVCSTPLRPHEHQAALWRALRTNDLQVVSTDHCPFCFAGQKELGRGDFSKIPNGLPGVENRMDLLHQAVVDGRISRRRWIEIACANPARMFGLYGKKGTIAPGADADVVIYDPAAEQVMSAATHHMNVDYSAYEGKRVTGRVETVLSRGEPVIDQREFTGRAGHGLYTPRATCQYLK, encoded by the coding sequence ATGACCCGCACTCTGATCACCGGTGGCCTGGTCATCACGGCCGCCGACGAGACCCACGCGGACGTGTTGATCGAAGACACCCGCATCGTGGCCATCGCTTCCGCCGGAACGCAGGAATGGACCGCGGAGCGTGTCATCGACGCTTCGGGCAAATACGTCATTCCGGGTGGTGTCGACGCGCATACACACATGGAAATGCCGTTCGGAGGGACCTTCGCCTCCGACACGTTCGAAACGGGCACGCGCGCGGCAGCGTGGGGCGGCACCACCATGATCATCGACTTCGCCATCCAGCCGGCCGGCAGGTCGCTGCGGGAAGGGCTGGATGTCTGGCACGCCAAGGCCGACGCCCAGTGCGCGATCGACTACGGCTTCCACATGATTCTGTCCGACGTGAACGCGTCATCGCTGCGAGAGATGGACGGGCTCGTGAGCGAAGGAGTGAGCTCGTTCAAGCTCTTCACCGCGTACCCGGGGGTCTTTTACAGCGACGACGGGCAGATCCTGCGGGCGATGCAACAGGCCGCGGACAACGGCGGGCTGATCATGATGCACGCGGAGAACGGCATCGCGATCGATGTGCTCGTGCGGCAGGCGCTGGAACGAGGCGAGACCGACCCGCGGTATCACGGTGAGGTGCGCAGGGCGTTGCTGGAGGCGGAGGCGACACACCGGGTGGTCCAGCTCGCGCGGGTGGCGGGTTCCCCGCTGTATGTGGTGCATGTGTCGGCCGAGGAGGCCGTCGCGGAGCTGACGGCGGCCAGGGACAAGGGGCTGCCGGTATTCGGGGAGACCTGCCCGCAGTACCTGTATCTGTCCACGGACAACCTCGCCGAGCCTGACTTCGAGGGCGCGAAGTACGTCTGCAGCACCCCTCTGCGGCCACATGAGCACCAGGCGGCGCTGTGGCGGGCCCTGCGCACCAACGACCTTCAGGTGGTCTCCACCGACCACTGCCCCTTCTGCTTCGCGGGCCAGAAGGAACTGGGCCGCGGCGACTTCTCCAAGATCCCCAACGGTCTGCCCGGGGTGGAGAACCGTATGGACCTGCTCCACCAGGCGGTCGTGGACGGGCGCATCAGCCGCCGCCGCTGGATCGAGATCGCGTGCGCCAACCCGGCCCGTATGTTCGGGCTGTACGGCAAGAAGGGCACGATCGCACCGGGCGCGGACGCGGACGTGGTCATCTACGACCCGGCCGCCGAGCAGGTCATGTCGGCCGCGACGCACCACATGAACGTCGACTACTCGGCGTATGAGGGCAAGCGGGTCACGGGGCGCGTGGAGACCGTCCTGTCACGCGGTGAACCCGTCATCGACCAACGCGAGTTCACCGGCCGTGCGGGCCACGGCCTGTATACGCCCCGCGCCACCTGTCAGTACCTGAAATAG
- a CDS encoding inositol monophosphatase family protein, with translation MIEAFRTQDQGDTTDITDALSSTDATNGAVTHGAAVTNGDAAVALTPTAPAHPSSPDRAEPDLSAPDLVAVEAAVRQAAADEIMPRFQQLAAEDIVEKNGPHDLVTVADRLAEEHLTAALTALLPGSRVVGEEAVHADPSVLDALHGDAPVWIVDPVDGTRQFVHGDPGFATLVALAHRGEVLASWTYAPALGLMAIARRGHGAELNGIPLRAGSPAPDAILNVATSHFDFTNDDEKRVLATLDTGGVAPRPCGSAGLEYLHVARGEIDAIAFSWENAWDHAAGLLLVQEAGGASGTVAGQPFRIEGGNALPFTAARDAETARRILGLLAAAN, from the coding sequence ATGATCGAAGCATTCCGTACCCAAGATCAGGGAGACACCACGGACATCACCGACGCCCTGAGCAGCACCGATGCCACGAACGGCGCGGTAACGCACGGCGCCGCTGTCACGAACGGTGATGCGGCCGTGGCCCTGACCCCCACTGCCCCCGCCCACCCGTCCTCGCCGGATCGCGCGGAGCCGGACCTCTCCGCGCCGGACCTGGTCGCCGTCGAGGCCGCCGTCCGCCAGGCCGCCGCCGACGAGATCATGCCGCGCTTCCAGCAGCTCGCCGCCGAGGACATCGTCGAGAAGAACGGGCCGCACGACCTCGTCACGGTCGCCGACCGGCTCGCCGAAGAGCACCTCACCGCCGCGCTGACGGCCCTGCTGCCCGGCTCCCGGGTGGTCGGCGAGGAGGCGGTGCACGCCGACCCGAGCGTGCTGGACGCACTGCACGGCGACGCTCCCGTCTGGATAGTCGACCCGGTCGACGGCACCCGCCAGTTCGTGCACGGCGACCCCGGCTTCGCCACCCTCGTCGCGCTCGCCCACCGCGGCGAGGTGCTGGCCTCCTGGACGTACGCCCCCGCCCTCGGCCTGATGGCCATCGCCCGCCGAGGCCACGGCGCCGAGTTGAACGGCATACCGCTGCGCGCGGGCAGCCCGGCCCCCGATGCGATCCTCAACGTCGCCACCTCCCACTTCGACTTCACCAACGACGACGAGAAGCGAGTGCTGGCCACCCTGGACACCGGCGGCGTCGCCCCGCGCCCCTGCGGCTCGGCGGGCCTGGAGTATCTGCATGTGGCCCGCGGTGAGATCGACGCCATCGCGTTCAGCTGGGAAAACGCCTGGGACCACGCCGCCGGGCTGCTCCTGGTGCAGGAGGCGGGCGGCGCCAGCGGCACGGTCGCCGGGCAGCCGTTCCGTATCGAAGGCGGCAACGCCCTGCCCTTCACCGCGGCCCGGGACGCCGAAACGGCGCGGCGTATCCTCGGACTGCTGGCAGCCGCCAACTGA
- a CDS encoding TIGR03842 family LLM class F420-dependent oxidoreductase, whose protein sequence is MDFGIVLQTDPPASAIVDLMRRAESNGFRYGWTFDSAVLWQEPFVIYSQILEHTTELTVGPMVTNPGTRTWEVTASTFATLNDMFGNRTVCGIGRGDSAMRVAGRKPNTLATLGEAIHVIRELAEGREAEVDDRRLRIPWVRDGRLPVWMGAYGPKALSLAGQQADGFILQLADPYLTEWMVKAVRDAAAAAGRDPSSVTICVAAPAYLTDDTSPAALAHAREQCRWFGGMVGNHVADLVAKYGEHSDAVPEALTAYIKEREGYDYAHHGRAGNPDTAFVPDEIVDRFCVIGTKEQHIKKLRELKALGVDQFAVYAMHDARENVIDGYGAGIVPALRN, encoded by the coding sequence GTGGATTTCGGAATCGTCCTGCAGACGGACCCGCCCGCATCGGCGATCGTCGATCTGATGCGGCGCGCCGAGAGCAACGGCTTTCGCTACGGCTGGACCTTCGACTCGGCGGTGCTCTGGCAGGAGCCCTTCGTGATCTACAGCCAAATTCTTGAACATACGACCGAGCTGACGGTCGGCCCGATGGTGACGAACCCGGGGACCCGCACATGGGAGGTCACCGCATCGACGTTCGCGACTCTCAACGACATGTTCGGCAACCGCACGGTGTGCGGTATCGGTCGCGGCGACTCGGCGATGCGGGTGGCCGGACGCAAGCCGAACACGCTGGCCACGCTTGGAGAGGCGATCCATGTCATCCGTGAATTGGCGGAGGGCCGGGAGGCCGAGGTGGATGACCGGAGACTGCGGATTCCCTGGGTACGGGACGGGCGCCTTCCGGTATGGATGGGGGCGTACGGCCCGAAAGCGCTGTCCCTGGCCGGACAGCAGGCCGACGGCTTCATTCTCCAGCTGGCCGACCCGTACCTGACGGAGTGGATGGTGAAGGCGGTACGCGACGCGGCGGCTGCCGCGGGCCGCGACCCGTCGTCGGTGACGATCTGCGTGGCCGCACCCGCTTACCTCACCGACGACACCTCGCCTGCCGCGCTTGCGCATGCGCGCGAGCAGTGCCGATGGTTCGGCGGCATGGTCGGCAACCACGTCGCCGACCTCGTCGCCAAGTACGGGGAACACTCCGACGCGGTACCCGAGGCCCTCACCGCTTACATCAAGGAACGCGAGGGTTACGACTACGCCCATCACGGTCGCGCCGGGAATCCTGACACCGCCTTCGTGCCCGACGAGATCGTCGACCGGTTCTGCGTCATTGGCACGAAAGAGCAACACATCAAGAAGTTGAGGGAGCTGAAGGCATTGGGCGTCGACCAGTTCGCGGTTTACGCCATGCATGACGCCCGGGAGAACGTCATCGACGGGTACGGGGCGGGCATTGTCCCTGCTCTGCGGAACTGA
- a CDS encoding lipoate--protein ligase family protein has product MQGKHHGEYKVPGGKLVVVDLDVVDGALRGVRVSGDFFLEPDEALDAINGALEGAPTELDARGLAARIDAALPAGTVLFGFGSEAVGIAVRRAVAGAAEWTDFDWRIIHDGPQPPALHMALDEVLTGEVAAGRRPPTLRVWEWDRPAVIIGSFQSLRNEVDRQGADRHGVTVVRRISGGGAMFVEPGNTITYSLCVPDTLVQGLSFAESYAYLDDWVLTALGDMGIKAWYKPLNDIATDAGKIAGAAQKRLATGAVLHHVTMSYDVDADKMVEVLRIGREKLSDKGTTSAKKRVDPLRRQTGLPRAEVIDRMVTSFRTRYGGAAGAVSDDELARARELATGKFSSAEWLARVP; this is encoded by the coding sequence GTGCAGGGCAAGCACCACGGTGAGTACAAGGTGCCGGGCGGCAAGCTCGTGGTCGTCGATCTCGATGTGGTCGACGGGGCGCTGCGCGGGGTCCGGGTCTCCGGGGACTTCTTCCTGGAGCCGGACGAGGCGCTGGACGCGATCAACGGAGCGCTGGAGGGCGCTCCTACGGAGCTGGACGCCCGGGGGCTCGCGGCCAGGATCGACGCGGCACTGCCGGCCGGCACGGTGCTGTTCGGCTTCGGCAGCGAGGCGGTGGGCATCGCGGTCCGGCGGGCCGTCGCGGGCGCCGCGGAGTGGACCGACTTCGACTGGCGGATCATTCATGACGGGCCGCAACCGCCCGCGCTGCACATGGCGTTGGACGAGGTGCTGACGGGCGAGGTCGCGGCGGGACGGCGGCCGCCGACGCTGCGGGTGTGGGAGTGGGACCGCCCCGCGGTGATCATCGGCAGCTTCCAGTCACTGCGCAACGAGGTGGACCGGCAGGGCGCCGACCGCCACGGCGTGACGGTCGTCCGCCGGATCAGCGGCGGCGGTGCCATGTTCGTGGAGCCCGGCAACACCATCACCTACTCGCTCTGCGTCCCGGACACGCTCGTGCAGGGGCTCTCCTTCGCCGAGAGCTATGCATATCTGGACGACTGGGTGCTGACCGCGCTCGGCGACATGGGCATCAAGGCCTGGTACAAGCCGCTCAATGACATCGCCACGGACGCCGGGAAGATCGCCGGCGCCGCTCAGAAACGCCTCGCCACGGGAGCCGTGCTGCATCACGTGACCATGTCGTACGACGTCGACGCGGACAAGATGGTCGAGGTGCTGCGGATCGGCCGGGAGAAGCTCTCGGACAAGGGCACGACCAGCGCGAAGAAGCGGGTCGATCCGCTGCGGCGGCAGACCGGGCTGCCCCGCGCCGAGGTCATCGACCGGATGGTCACGTCGTTCCGGACCCGCTACGGCGGGGCGGCGGGCGCGGTCTCGGACGACGAGCTGGCGCGGGCGCGGGAGCTGGCGACGGGCAAGTTCAGCTCGGCGGAGTGGCTGGCGCGGGTGCCGTGA
- a CDS encoding gamma-glutamyltransferase family protein: MFTTRPTLQGTFGMASTTHWLASQSAMAVLEDGGNACDAAVAAGFVLHVVEPHLNGPAGEVPIILAPADGPVRVLCGQGPAPAGATVAHYSALGLDLVPGTGPLAAAVPGAFDAWMLLLRDHGTKSLAEVLRYAIGYAEHGHPAVERVGETVETVRELFEREWVSSAGIYLPGGRAVAPGELLRNRPLAATWRRLIAEVEAVSAGREAQIEAARSVWREGFIGEALADFAARPAMDTSGERHAGTLTGDDLAAFAATYEAPATCDWNGWTVAKAGGWSQGPVFLQQLALLPSELPAHGSPEYVHLLIEGCKLAMADREAWYGDAAEVPLGTLLGADYNAARRKLIGERASYELRPGSPDGRTPRLSKQARAVVAGEGGFDPMGTSGSGVGEPTVGRGAVSGGAPSGAASGDLPSDAGGAYPMPSDVVPADPVPGDSVPSDVAPEVGHNGATRGDTCHLDIVDRWGNLVSATPSGGWLQSNPVIPALGFPLGTRLQMAWLEEGLPNSLTPGRRPRTTLTPSLALRDGVPVMAFGTPGGDQQDQWQVHFFLAVALRPAVCGGLDLQGAIDAPNWHNDAFPGSFFPRGMRPGSVTVESRIGAETVDELRRRGHRVTVGGPWSEGRLCAVARDPETGVLSAAANPRGMQGYAVGR; encoded by the coding sequence GTGTTCACCACCCGTCCCACTCTCCAAGGCACCTTCGGGATGGCCTCCACCACGCACTGGCTGGCGTCCCAGTCCGCGATGGCCGTCCTGGAGGACGGCGGCAACGCCTGTGACGCGGCCGTCGCCGCCGGTTTCGTGCTGCATGTCGTGGAGCCGCATCTGAACGGTCCCGCGGGTGAGGTGCCGATCATTCTCGCGCCCGCGGACGGGCCGGTGCGGGTGCTGTGCGGCCAGGGACCGGCGCCGGCCGGTGCGACGGTGGCGCACTACTCCGCGCTCGGCCTCGACCTGGTGCCCGGCACCGGACCGCTGGCCGCAGCCGTCCCCGGCGCCTTCGACGCCTGGATGCTGCTGCTGCGCGACCACGGGACCAAGTCGCTGGCCGAGGTGCTGCGGTACGCCATCGGCTACGCCGAGCACGGTCACCCCGCCGTCGAGCGCGTCGGGGAGACCGTGGAGACGGTGCGGGAACTCTTCGAGCGGGAATGGGTTTCCTCGGCCGGGATCTATCTCCCGGGCGGCCGTGCCGTCGCGCCCGGAGAGCTGCTCAGGAACCGTCCGCTGGCGGCCACCTGGCGCCGGCTGATCGCTGAGGTGGAGGCCGTGTCCGCCGGCCGGGAGGCGCAGATCGAGGCCGCCCGCAGCGTCTGGCGGGAGGGTTTCATCGGCGAGGCGCTGGCCGATTTCGCCGCCCGTCCGGCCATGGACACCTCGGGGGAGCGCCACGCGGGCACCCTCACCGGCGACGACCTGGCCGCGTTCGCCGCGACCTATGAGGCTCCGGCGACCTGTGACTGGAACGGCTGGACCGTCGCCAAGGCCGGCGGCTGGTCCCAGGGACCGGTGTTCCTTCAGCAACTCGCCCTGCTGCCGAGTGAGTTGCCCGCCCACGGCAGTCCCGAGTACGTCCATCTGCTGATCGAGGGCTGCAAGCTCGCGATGGCCGATCGGGAGGCGTGGTACGGCGATGCCGCCGAGGTGCCGCTCGGCACGCTGCTCGGCGCGGACTACAACGCCGCCCGCCGGAAGCTGATCGGCGAGCGTGCCTCGTACGAGCTGCGGCCCGGCAGCCCGGACGGCCGTACGCCGCGGCTGAGCAAGCAGGCGCGGGCGGTCGTGGCGGGCGAGGGCGGCTTTGACCCGATGGGGACCTCCGGGAGCGGGGTGGGGGAGCCGACGGTGGGGCGGGGGGCTGTGTCGGGGGGCGCGCCGTCGGGTGCTGCGTCCGGGGATCTGCCTTCGGACGCCGGGGGCGCGTACCCCATGCCCTCGGACGTCGTGCCTGCAGACCCGGTGCCCGGGGACTCCGTGCCCTCGGACGTCGCGCCCGAGGTCGGCCACAATGGGGCCACCCGGGGCGACACCTGCCATCTCGACATCGTCGACCGCTGGGGAAACCTGGTCTCCGCGACACCGTCCGGTGGCTGGCTGCAGTCCAACCCCGTCATCCCGGCGCTCGGCTTTCCGCTCGGTACCCGGTTGCAGATGGCCTGGCTGGAGGAGGGGCTGCCGAACTCGCTCACCCCCGGGCGCCGCCCCCGCACCACCCTCACTCCGTCCCTCGCGCTGCGCGACGGGGTCCCCGTGATGGCCTTCGGCACGCCGGGCGGGGACCAGCAGGACCAGTGGCAGGTGCACTTCTTCCTGGCCGTGGCGCTGCGGCCGGCGGTGTGCGGGGGCCTCGACCTCCAAGGCGCCATCGACGCCCCGAACTGGCACAACGACGCGTTCCCGGGCTCGTTCTTCCCGCGGGGGATGCGGCCGGGGAGCGTCACCGTGGAGTCCCGGATCGGCGCGGAGACCGTCGATGAGCTGCGGCGGCGCGGTCATCGGGTCACGGTCGGCGGCCCCTGGTCGGAGGGGCGGCTGTGCGCGGTTGCCCGCGATCCGGAGACGGGGGTGCTGTCGGCGGCGGCGAATCCTCGGGGGATGCAGGGGTACGCGGTCGGGCGCTGA